TGAGTCTGTAGCCAAAGAACTGGGAATTAATCCTGGCGTCCCAGTTTTTGGGGGTGGAGGAGATGCAGTAGTGCAGACGGTGGGTATGGGTGCAGTGGACCCCTCAGTCCTGGCAATTACTCTGGGTACTGCGGGAATAGTGGCGGCAAGCTTTAATGAATTTCGCAAAAATCCCGGAGAGACCATTCAATTCTTTTGTAATGCTATGCCAGAAAGCTGGATTGCTTATGGAACCACCCTTGCAGCGGGTGGTTCTCTGAGATGGTTTAGGGACACCTTTGCTTGGTCAGAAGATGGTGTCGCCAGGTGGCTTGGTAGGTCGAGTTACGAGCTTTTAGGTGAGGAGGCAGCTTTGGCGTCTCCTTTTGGTAGAGGACTTGTGTTTTTGCCTTATCTTATTGGAGAGCGGTGTCCTCATAACGATCCTTTTGCGCGGGGCGCCCTGGTAGGTTTTGGTCTCCACAGCTCCCGCAATGATTTTTTAAGAAGCGTTTTCGAGGGCATCGTTTATAGCCTTAAAGATGTTCTGGTTTCTATGGAGCCTTTGGGACTTAAAGTCAGTCAGATTAGGCTTGCAGGTGGTGGGGCTAGAAGTCCCCTTTTCCGCAAGCTTCACGCTACCATTTTTGGTTCTCGGGTGGTAACTGTGGAGTCTGGTGAAGAGGGGGGAAGCTATGGTGCAGCTATTATAGCTGGAGTAGGTGCTGGCATCTGGCAATCGGTAAGCGATGCTGTTCGTTGTATCAAGGTGAAAACTGAAACCGACCCTGATGAAGAAATGATTGAGGAATATGCAAAGTTTTTCGAGGTGTATCGTTCCACTTACAAAGCTCTGAAGGATATATTTAAGATGTTAAATTCGTTTCAAAAGTAGAGGAAGGAGCGCCGTTTAATATGCCAAAATGGAAGATTCTTCTGCCTCAACAAATAGACCCAGAGGCCATGGATTTGTTATTGAATAACCCTGACATAGAAGTAGTAGGTCCCTTTAAAGATCCTGCGGAAGCAAGAAGGCTGATAGAAGACGTTGATGGGGTTATTGTGAGAAGTGCTTTCCAGGTGGACGCAACGCTTCTGGATAGAGCACAGAGATTAAAGGCTATTTCCAGGGTTGGAGTAGGGCTGGATAATATCGACGTTGATTATGCTTGCAAGAAAGGCATTAAGGTACTTAACGTTGAAGGAGAAAATGCGTTGTCAGTAGCTGAACATGCCGTAGCATTGCTTTTCACCCTTGCTAAGGGTATAAATTGGTTTGACAGGGAAATTAGAAGAGGAAACTGGAAGTCTCGTTATCTTGGTAAGCCAATTGAGGTTGCCGGAAAAACAATTGGCCTTGTAGGATTTGGTGCTATAGGGAAAAAAGTTGCTGAGTTGGCTCTTTCGCTTGGGATGCAAGTTCTTTTTTACGATCCTTTCGTGGAAAAAAGTGAGAGTGGGGCTAAGAAGGTTTGCGTGCTCGAAGAACTACTTAAGGGAAGCGATTTTGTTTCTCTACATCTTCCCCTTACTGAAGAGACAAGAAAGATGATTGGGGAAAGAGAACTGCGTTGTATGCAGCCTCATGCTTTTTTGATTAACGTAGCTCGCGGTGCTATTGTGGATGAGAAAGCTCTTTACAGAGCCCTGAAAGAAGGATGGATTGCTGGTGCTGCAATAGATGTTTTTGAAGAAGAACCACCATCACTGGATAATCCCCTTCTGAAGCTTGAGAATGTGGTTTTGACGCCTCATGTTGCTGGTCTTACCAAGGAGTGTACCCGGCGGGTTGCTGTTAAAGCAGTGGAAAATCTGATTGCTGCTTTGAAAGGGAGTGATTGAATTGTCTTTGGAAATCAAAAATAAGCTTTCGGGGGTTTTTGCCCCTATAGTAACTCCTTTCGATGAGAAAGGGGAAATCGTCTTTGATGCTTTACAGAGAAACATTGCCAAGCTTAATGAAACTCCATTAAGGGGATATTTTGTTCTGGGTACCAATGGTGAGTTTAGAAGTCTAACCTTTGAAGAGAAACTAAAAATTGTAGAGCTTGTAAAAAAGGAGACCTCAGGCAAAGGTAAAATAGTGATTGCTGGGGCAAGCTGTGAGTCGACTTTTGAAAGTGTAAAGTTAGCCAAAGAGCTATGCAATTTGGATGTTGACTTTATAAGTCTCATGCCTCCTTCTTTCTTTGCTAAGCGCATGACAGATGAAACGTTGGTTGGCTATTTTACCGAAGTTGCAGAAGCGATCGACAAGCCGGTTCTCCTTTATAACAACCCCTCAGTGGCCAATGGTCTGTGCCTTTCCACGAAGGTTATCGCTAAGGTAAGTGAACATCCTAATATTTTTGGAATAAAGGACACTTCCAAGGGGAATTACGATTCTTACCTTTTGTCTACCCAGGGTAAGGATTTCTGGGTTTTAGCTGGTTCGGCCAGCTTTTTCTTCCCGGCTGTAATACTTGGTGGTGTGGGAGGGGTTTTATCACTGGCCAACGTGTTTCCAGATTTGTGCTGTCAGCTTTACGAACTTGCCGTTAAGAAGGATCTTGAAGCGGGGATTAGCCTGCATCGTAAGATTATGAAGTTAAATAGTCTGGTTTCAGGGAGTTTTGGTGTAGCTGGTGTGAAGGCTGCTATGGATAAGTTTGGGTTTGAGGGCCTTTATCCTCGTCGTCCTCTTCTGCCCTTGTCAAAAGAGGAGGCAAATAACTTGCAGGAAGCTATCCAGAAGGTTCTTTAACCTGATTGTTCATCATATTTTTAACAAGCGAGGTAGGGATCATTTGAAAAGAAAAGCCCGGTTTGATGAGCTGGAAACAATGGTTAAGGCTGCTGAACTGTATTATATCTCAGGCCTTAACCAGGGCGAAATAGCCAAGATTTTGGGGGTATCTCGCCAAAAAGCTTTTCGTTTGATCAAAAAAGCCCGAGAACTGGGCTTGGTCGAGATAAAGATAAGGAGACCGGCGGAAGCCGATCAGGCACTGGCTCAGAAGATTAAGGAAAAATAT
This portion of the Thermatribacter velox genome encodes:
- the xylB gene encoding xylulokinase, which produces MSKKPCVVGIDIGTSSCKTLAIDEHGEVVASSSAEYPVYTPFPGWSEQDPLDWWNAVKSTFREVAAKVKEHDFSIEGIGLTGQMHGLVLLDAQGKVLRPCILWNDQRSAPFCDQIHSLVGGKEKFMEITNNIMLPGYTGGKLLWVRENEPQIFEKADKFLCPKDFIRFMLTGELATDVTDASGTGLFDVKERKWATELIKLLGLPFSLFPLSVESHEKTGVVAESVAKELGINPGVPVFGGGGDAVVQTVGMGAVDPSVLAITLGTAGIVAASFNEFRKNPGETIQFFCNAMPESWIAYGTTLAAGGSLRWFRDTFAWSEDGVARWLGRSSYELLGEEAALASPFGRGLVFLPYLIGERCPHNDPFARGALVGFGLHSSRNDFLRSVFEGIVYSLKDVLVSMEPLGLKVSQIRLAGGGARSPLFRKLHATIFGSRVVTVESGEEGGSYGAAIIAGVGAGIWQSVSDAVRCIKVKTETDPDEEMIEEYAKFFEVYRSTYKALKDIFKMLNSFQK
- a CDS encoding hydroxyacid dehydrogenase is translated as MPKWKILLPQQIDPEAMDLLLNNPDIEVVGPFKDPAEARRLIEDVDGVIVRSAFQVDATLLDRAQRLKAISRVGVGLDNIDVDYACKKGIKVLNVEGENALSVAEHAVALLFTLAKGINWFDREIRRGNWKSRYLGKPIEVAGKTIGLVGFGAIGKKVAELALSLGMQVLFYDPFVEKSESGAKKVCVLEELLKGSDFVSLHLPLTEETRKMIGERELRCMQPHAFLINVARGAIVDEKALYRALKEGWIAGAAIDVFEEEPPSLDNPLLKLENVVLTPHVAGLTKECTRRVAVKAVENLIAALKGSD
- a CDS encoding dihydrodipicolinate synthase family protein — encoded protein: MSLEIKNKLSGVFAPIVTPFDEKGEIVFDALQRNIAKLNETPLRGYFVLGTNGEFRSLTFEEKLKIVELVKKETSGKGKIVIAGASCESTFESVKLAKELCNLDVDFISLMPPSFFAKRMTDETLVGYFTEVAEAIDKPVLLYNNPSVANGLCLSTKVIAKVSEHPNIFGIKDTSKGNYDSYLLSTQGKDFWVLAGSASFFFPAVILGGVGGVLSLANVFPDLCCQLYELAVKKDLEAGISLHRKIMKLNSLVSGSFGVAGVKAAMDKFGFEGLYPRRPLLPLSKEEANNLQEAIQKVL